The sequence AGCACTTGGTCGATATACTTGCCATATTTGATTAACTCTGCCTTAACCAAGGGGCGTGGCCCTACCACGCTCATTTCTCCCTTTAAGACATTCCAAAACTGAGGAAATTCATCTAAGCTAGTTGCCCGTAGAAATCGCCCAATCCATGTAACTCGCGGATCCCGCTTGAGCTTGAAATTGGCTTCAAATTCTCGGCGCAACTGAGGAGAAGCTTCAATTAGACTCTGTAATGCCTCATCTGCTTTTCGGTGCATTGTGCGAAATTTAATGCAACCGAATGGCTGGTAGTTTCTGCCAATGCGCTGCTGTACGTAGAAGATTGGCCCTGGTGAGGTTAAAACTATTAGCAGTGCTATCAACAAATATAACGGCGAGAAGATGATTAAAACCGCCAGGGAGAAGACAATATCAAAGACCCGTTTGATAGCATCTTGATCGAGAGGACATGACCTTGGCAACGGGAACTTCAGACGGGATAGTGTCCGTGTCACCTTGCCAGGTAAATACTGGGTTTCAGCAGTCATTGTATTTTTTATGTTCACACCACACACCGTCTTCATCATAGGGCTACCAATACAATCTAGGGTGAATCC comes from Cyanobacteriota bacterium and encodes:
- a CDS encoding sugar transferase → MTAETQYLPGKVTRTLSRLKFPLPRSCPLDQDAIKRVFDIVFSLAVLIIFSPLYLLIALLIVLTSPGPIFYVQQRIGRNYQPFGCIKFRTMHRKADEALQSLIEASPQLRREFEANFKLKRDPRVTWIGRFLRATSLDEFPQFWNVLKGEMSVVGPRPLVKAELIKYGKYIDQVLTIRPGITGLWQVSGRNDVPYPLRVKMDLYYVRSRSLSLDCWLIIRTIRVVIFPRNNGAY